One genomic window of Caballeronia sp. SBC1 includes the following:
- a CDS encoding sugar ABC transporter substrate-binding protein, with protein sequence MAQDREDLGEVQSVRRGLLQGAGLTAALALLGGVITPAQAADASPFPQHKRWKIVFVNHVTTNPFFVPTQYGIQDASALLGFDYQWTGSANADVGEMVNAVNAAIAAKADAIAVPIVDPKAFNTPIQKALDAGIPVFAYNADAPSGSGNPRLAYIGQDLYLSGYQMGERIASLVDSGLVALFIATPGQLNIQPRLDGAIDAIKKSGKKIDTQTIATGATVNEELSKIKSFYLGHQDLKGMFAVDAGSTQGVAQVMKESNLPSKGVHGGGFDLLPRTVELIHDGFLDFTIDQQPYVQGFYTVLEAFVFLSSGGLVGPANINTGLKFVTKGTVDPYLNTETRYEGKSTKPQIVPRTGAIKA encoded by the coding sequence ATGGCGCAAGATCGGGAAGACCTGGGTGAAGTTCAAAGCGTGCGTCGCGGTTTGCTGCAAGGCGCTGGCCTGACTGCGGCGCTGGCGCTGCTCGGCGGCGTAATCACACCGGCGCAAGCCGCGGATGCCAGCCCGTTTCCGCAGCACAAACGCTGGAAGATCGTATTCGTCAATCACGTCACAACCAACCCGTTCTTTGTCCCCACGCAATACGGCATTCAGGATGCGTCTGCGTTACTAGGTTTCGATTACCAATGGACCGGCTCGGCCAATGCCGACGTGGGCGAGATGGTCAATGCGGTCAACGCGGCCATTGCCGCGAAAGCCGACGCCATCGCGGTGCCTATAGTGGACCCCAAGGCATTTAATACGCCGATCCAAAAAGCGCTCGACGCAGGCATCCCCGTGTTCGCCTATAACGCCGATGCTCCCAGCGGCAGCGGTAATCCGCGCCTCGCGTATATCGGCCAGGATCTGTATCTGTCGGGCTACCAGATGGGCGAGCGCATCGCGAGCCTGGTGGATAGCGGCCTCGTCGCACTTTTCATCGCGACACCCGGCCAGCTCAACATCCAGCCGCGCCTTGACGGCGCAATCGATGCGATCAAGAAATCCGGCAAGAAAATCGACACGCAAACCATTGCGACCGGAGCGACCGTCAACGAAGAACTCTCGAAGATCAAGTCGTTTTACCTGGGGCACCAGGATTTGAAAGGCATGTTCGCCGTCGACGCAGGCAGCACGCAAGGCGTCGCCCAGGTCATGAAGGAGTCCAACCTGCCCTCCAAGGGCGTGCACGGCGGCGGCTTCGATTTGTTGCCGCGCACAGTCGAGCTGATCCATGACGGTTTCCTCGACTTCACGATCGATCAGCAACCTTACGTGCAAGGTTTTTATACCGTGCTCGAAGCCTTCGTTTTCCTGTCCTCGGGCGGACTTGTCGGACCGGCCAATATCAACACAGGGCTGAAGTTCGTCACCAAGGGCACCGTCGACCCGTACCTGAACACCGAGACGCGGTATGAAGGCAAGAGTACGAAACCTCAGATCGTGCCGCGCACGGGTGCGATCAAGGCGTGA
- a CDS encoding ABC transporter permease produces MTTPVTDASRASRRPRLWPGALKRSSEIRILAVALILSAYFETANHDFLLTSASLENLSQFIAPVAIIACGEIMLMIGGEIDLSAGMVFAFAPFIMHFASEAGAPVWLALLAGVLAAGVVGVINGAVTVYLRIPSFVTTLGTLFFVNGLTLTLSRGTPVSPPEGTRFSAFMGEWGYSEIIWTIAIAAVMHVLLRHTRWGLHTIAAGANQLGASEAGIQVKRLKLGNFVIAALLAGFTGILEGFRITSIDPQAGGNQIMFLAVAAAVIGGTPLAGGSGTIIGGLIGAAVLGILNDGFTLIGINAFTFNMILGAAILAAMIFNIHVVRLARKGDR; encoded by the coding sequence GTGACCACTCCCGTGACGGATGCCAGCCGGGCAAGCCGGCGCCCAAGGTTGTGGCCGGGCGCGCTGAAGCGATCCAGCGAGATCCGCATCCTTGCGGTCGCGCTGATCCTTAGCGCCTACTTCGAGACGGCCAACCATGACTTCCTGCTGACCAGCGCGAGTCTGGAGAACCTCTCGCAGTTCATCGCGCCTGTGGCGATCATTGCCTGCGGCGAAATCATGCTCATGATTGGCGGAGAGATCGATCTTTCTGCCGGCATGGTCTTCGCGTTCGCACCGTTCATCATGCACTTCGCCAGCGAGGCAGGCGCGCCCGTGTGGCTCGCCCTGCTGGCCGGCGTGCTGGCGGCAGGCGTGGTCGGCGTGATCAACGGCGCGGTGACGGTGTACCTGCGCATCCCCTCCTTCGTCACGACGCTCGGCACGCTGTTCTTCGTGAATGGCTTGACGCTGACCCTCTCACGAGGCACGCCGGTGTCGCCCCCGGAGGGCACGCGTTTTTCGGCGTTCATGGGCGAGTGGGGCTACAGCGAAATCATCTGGACGATCGCGATCGCCGCGGTCATGCATGTGTTGCTTCGCCATACGCGATGGGGCTTGCATACCATCGCGGCCGGCGCGAATCAGCTAGGCGCCAGCGAAGCGGGGATTCAGGTCAAGCGCCTGAAACTCGGCAACTTTGTGATTGCCGCGCTGCTTGCCGGTTTCACCGGCATTCTGGAAGGCTTCCGGATAACGTCCATCGATCCTCAGGCCGGCGGCAACCAGATCATGTTCCTCGCCGTCGCTGCGGCCGTGATCGGCGGCACGCCGCTCGCCGGCGGCTCGGGCACCATCATTGGAGGGCTGATTGGCGCTGCTGTGCTTGGGATCCTCAACGACGGGTTTACGCTTATCGGCATCAACGCCTTCACGTTCAACATGATTCTCGGCGCGGCAATCCTGGCGGCCATGATCTTCAACATCCACGTCGTCCGTCTTGCTCGCAAGGGAGACCGCTAA
- a CDS encoding ATP-binding cassette domain-containing protein: MSDASATAPARTTGTAALQGEDIVKRFGAVTALDGVSLTLRQGEILGVLGDNGAGKSTLIKILTGFHQQTSGKLFIGGEETLLRSVDHARSLGIECVYQDLALANSLSIYHNMFLNREIVRRGPFRLLNNRAMRNRAEECLEEIGVHVPSVDLPVEQLSGGQRQAIAVARAVNSNARILLLDEPLAAMGAREAGLIIDLVLRLKEKQGLSIVMIMHNYAQTLDIADRVMLMQRGRVTYEREAASTSVAELMDIVRREYRSMRTGAS; the protein is encoded by the coding sequence ATGAGCGACGCATCAGCGACTGCGCCGGCAAGAACAACGGGGACGGCCGCGTTGCAGGGCGAAGATATCGTCAAACGTTTTGGCGCGGTGACCGCACTCGACGGTGTGTCGCTGACGCTCAGGCAAGGCGAGATCCTTGGGGTGCTCGGCGACAATGGCGCGGGCAAATCGACGTTGATCAAGATCCTTACCGGCTTCCATCAGCAGACGAGTGGCAAGCTATTTATAGGTGGCGAGGAAACACTGCTCCGCTCCGTCGATCATGCCCGGTCGCTTGGCATTGAATGCGTCTATCAGGATCTGGCGCTAGCGAATTCGCTCAGCATTTATCACAACATGTTTCTAAATCGCGAGATCGTCCGGCGCGGCCCGTTTCGTCTGTTGAATAACCGCGCCATGCGTAACCGCGCGGAGGAATGCCTGGAAGAGATCGGCGTGCATGTGCCGTCGGTTGATCTGCCGGTCGAGCAGCTTTCGGGCGGGCAGCGGCAAGCGATTGCCGTTGCACGCGCCGTCAATTCGAATGCGAGGATCCTGCTGCTCGACGAACCGCTTGCGGCAATGGGTGCGCGCGAAGCGGGATTGATCATCGACCTGGTCCTGCGGCTGAAAGAAAAGCAGGGACTGTCGATTGTCATGATCATGCACAACTACGCGCAGACGCTCGATATTGCGGATCGCGTCATGCTCATGCAGCGTGGCCGCGTAACTTACGAGCGGGAAGCCGCCAGCACGTCAGTTGCCGAGTTGATGGACATTGTGCGGCGCGAATACCGGTCTATGCGGACAGGCGCGAGTTAG
- a CDS encoding IS3 family transposase (programmed frameshift): MKTYSAERKEALVRRMMPPENALVSALARETGITEQTLYTWRRQAKGQGLAVPGDGKNPEAWSSEDKFAVVLETAPLNAAELAEYCRRKGLYPEQISAWRAACRSANANATEQAREQRHQSKDDKKRIQQLEKELQRKEKALAEAAALLILRKKGPGDLGRQRGRLINVPDRLLCVSLIREAAQSGCRLEKACDELGLSLRTFQRWVGDGDAVHADGRTTTERPPPGNQLSEAERQQILEVANSAEFASLPPSQIVPSLADRGVYVASESSFYRVLRSASQQHHRGRARKPSTRVVTSHCATAPNQVWSWDITWLQAAVKGQYYYWYMMLDVFSRKIVAHEVHEAESAELAALLMRRASLAEGLAGRPLVLHSDNGSPMKGATMLATLENLGVAASFSRPRVSNDNPYAESLFRTCKYRPDYPRRPFGSVDEARAWTQKFVRWYNQEHKHSGLKFVTPAQRHNGVAAAVLAQREAVYAEARQRNPQRWSRSTRNWELKDEVWLNPERMQPEELKQFA, from the exons ATGAAAACCTACTCAGCAGAAAGAAAAGAAGCGCTGGTGCGGCGCATGATGCCACCGGAAAACGCGCTGGTTTCGGCGCTGGCCAGAGAAACGGGGATTACCGAACAGACGTTGTACACGTGGCGCCGACAGGCGAAAGGACAAGGGTTGGCCGTGCCGGGCGATGGGAAGAATCCCGAAGCATGGTCTTCGGAGGACAAGTTTGCAGTAGTGCTGGAAACCGCGCCGCTCAATGCAGCGGAGCTGGCCGAGTATTGTCGTCGAAAGGGTCTTTATCCAGAACAGATATCCGCCTGGCGAGCCGCTTGCCGTTCGGCCAATGCGAATGCCACGGAGCAGGCACGCGAGCAGCGCCATCAGTCGAAGGACGACAAGAAGCGGATCCAGCAGCTCGAGAAGGAATTGCAGCGCAAGGAGAAGGCGCTGGCGGAAGCGGCTGCGCTGCTGATTCTGAGAAAAAAAG GCCCAGGCGATCTGGGGAGACAAAGAGGACGATTAATCAACGTCCCGGATCGCCTGTTATGTGTATCGTTGATACGCGAGGCGGCGCAGTCAGGCTGCCGGCTGGAGAAGGCTTGCGACGAGCTGGGCCTGAGCCTGCGCACGTTCCAGCGCTGGGTGGGTGACGGTGACGCGGTGCACGCCGATGGCCGTACCACGACCGAACGGCCGCCGCCGGGTAACCAGCTGAGTGAGGCCGAACGGCAACAGATTCTTGAGGTAGCCAATAGTGCGGAGTTTGCCAGCTTGCCGCCCAGCCAGATCGTGCCAAGCCTGGCGGATCGCGGCGTGTATGTCGCGTCGGAATCGAGCTTTTACCGCGTGCTGCGCAGCGCCTCGCAGCAGCATCACCGGGGTCGTGCGCGCAAGCCTTCGACCCGGGTGGTGACCAGTCATTGTGCGACAGCGCCGAATCAGGTCTGGTCGTGGGACATCACGTGGCTGCAGGCGGCGGTCAAAGGACAGTACTACTACTGGTACATGATGCTGGACGTGTTCAGCCGCAAGATTGTTGCTCACGAAGTGCATGAAGCCGAATCGGCGGAACTGGCCGCGTTGCTGATGCGGCGTGCCAGTCTGGCCGAGGGCCTGGCAGGACGTCCTCTGGTGCTGCACTCGGATAACGGCAGCCCGATGAAGGGTGCGACGATGCTTGCCACTCTGGAGAACTTGGGGGTTGCGGCCTCGTTTAGCCGCCCGCGTGTGAGTAATGACAACCCGTACGCAGAGTCGCTGTTCCGCACCTGCAAGTACCGGCCCGACTATCCACGCAGGCCGTTCGGCAGCGTGGATGAGGCCCGTGCCTGGACGCAGAAGTTCGTGCGTTGGTACAACCAGGAGCACAAACACAGCGGCCTGAAATTCGTCACGCCGGCGCAGCGCCACAACGGCGTAGCCGCCGCAGTGCTCGCGCAACGTGAAGCCGTTTATGCAGAGGCCAGGCAGCGCAATCCACAGCGTTGGTCCCGATCGACGCGCAATTGGGAATTGAAGGATGAAGTCTGGCTCAATCCGGAGCGTATGCAGCCGGAAGAACTAAAGCAGTTTGCTTGA
- a CDS encoding SDR family oxidoreductase — MSNAVAVVTGASQGIGFSTAVRLARDFDSIVLVARNRAKLEETAAAVKESGAEPLVIDLDLSDRSSAKKVVERTLAKFGRIDALLNIAGAVPQIDLFDMTDEQWDAGMALKLHGARRLTIEAWSALKASKGSVVLISGNSALFPKAPYAAVGTINAAIIALAKAFSDRGITDGVQVNSVLPGPVMTGRRRSYLEHWAPLHNMTVEEATDRFPLEVGITRYGEPEDIAELMAFLVSPGARWMTGSAIRMDGGEVKSI, encoded by the coding sequence ATGTCAAACGCAGTCGCTGTTGTTACAGGAGCCAGCCAAGGCATCGGCTTTTCCACGGCAGTACGTCTCGCTCGGGATTTTGACTCGATCGTGCTGGTTGCACGCAATCGGGCCAAGCTCGAGGAGACGGCCGCAGCGGTCAAGGAGAGCGGTGCGGAACCCCTTGTCATTGACCTGGATCTGTCTGACCGGTCGTCGGCTAAGAAGGTAGTAGAACGAACACTCGCCAAGTTTGGGCGCATCGACGCGTTGCTCAATATCGCGGGCGCTGTTCCTCAAATCGACCTGTTCGACATGACCGACGAGCAGTGGGACGCCGGCATGGCGTTGAAGTTGCACGGCGCTCGTCGCCTGACCATTGAAGCGTGGTCTGCTTTGAAGGCGTCCAAAGGTTCTGTCGTCTTGATCTCGGGAAATTCCGCACTCTTTCCGAAAGCACCGTACGCGGCGGTCGGGACGATCAACGCGGCGATCATTGCGCTCGCGAAGGCGTTTTCCGACCGAGGGATCACTGACGGCGTTCAAGTGAACAGTGTGTTGCCTGGACCCGTGATGACCGGGCGTCGGCGCTCTTATCTCGAGCACTGGGCGCCGCTGCACAACATGACTGTCGAGGAGGCAACCGACCGATTCCCGCTTGAAGTGGGGATTACACGCTACGGCGAACCTGAAGACATCGCAGAACTGATGGCATTCCTGGTTTCACCGGGGGCTCGATGGATGACAGGCTCCGCTATTCGAATGGACGGAGGCGAGGTCAAGTCGATCTGA
- a CDS encoding alpha/beta fold hydrolase, with the protein MTGITYRTADVDGFNIFYREAGSAGAPKLLLLHGFPSSSHMFRDLIPLLADRFHIIAPDLPGFGRSDMPPREQFKYNFENIAGVIDRFTEVVGFDRFAVYVFDYGAPTGLRIAVRHPERITAIISQNGNAYEEGLSDGWNPIRAYWQESSEKNRQALRGFLAPEATRWQYTHGVPDEAAVSPDGIALDNFYLARPGADEVQLDLFGDYKSNVALYPAFQEYFRNHKPRLLAVWGKHDPFFLPPGAEAFKRDIPGADIRFYDTGHFALETHVREIAAAIGEFLSR; encoded by the coding sequence ATGACTGGTATCACGTACCGTACCGCGGATGTCGACGGCTTCAATATCTTCTATCGTGAAGCAGGGTCCGCAGGTGCGCCCAAGCTGCTGTTGCTCCACGGCTTCCCTAGTTCCAGCCATATGTTCCGGGACCTGATCCCGCTGTTGGCCGATCGCTTCCATATCATTGCGCCGGATCTACCCGGATTCGGCCGCTCGGATATGCCACCACGCGAGCAGTTCAAGTACAACTTCGAGAACATCGCCGGCGTCATTGATCGCTTTACCGAAGTGGTCGGATTCGACCGTTTCGCAGTCTATGTTTTCGACTATGGGGCGCCGACTGGCTTGCGGATTGCAGTCAGGCATCCTGAGCGAATTACGGCGATCATTTCCCAGAACGGCAACGCCTACGAGGAAGGCCTGAGCGACGGGTGGAACCCCATCCGTGCGTATTGGCAGGAGTCGTCAGAGAAGAATCGGCAGGCGCTTCGCGGCTTCCTGGCACCGGAGGCGACACGCTGGCAGTACACCCATGGCGTGCCCGACGAAGCTGCGGTCTCGCCGGACGGTATCGCGCTGGACAACTTCTATCTGGCGCGCCCCGGAGCCGATGAGGTCCAACTGGACTTGTTTGGTGATTACAAGAGTAACGTTGCGCTCTATCCAGCGTTCCAGGAGTACTTCCGCAATCACAAGCCGCGCTTGCTGGCGGTGTGGGGGAAGCACGACCCGTTCTTCCTTCCGCCAGGCGCAGAGGCGTTCAAGAGGGACATTCCCGGCGCCGATATCCGCTTCTACGATACAGGCCACTTCGCTCTGGAAACGCACGTCAGGGAGATTGCTGCGGCGATCGGCGAATTCCTCTCTCGATGA
- a CDS encoding alpha/beta fold hydrolase, translating into MVESDVKVVLVPGAWADGSSWSKVVTGLHENGVGAVTVPVPLTTLDDDVAALDRTLERIDGPVVLVGHAYAGAVIGAARSPRIKALVYIAALSPDEGETVADVFHRNEPHPTAPKLAPDKHGLIWLPQEAFAAAFAQNASAQEVAVLAAVQRPISPACISVPVGRPLWKEVPSWYLLAEQDQMIPAETQRFMADRMKARVSAHPVDHTPSVTAPGFVVDLILQAVREVREVREVL; encoded by the coding sequence ATGGTCGAAAGCGATGTAAAGGTAGTGCTCGTACCTGGAGCCTGGGCCGATGGTTCAAGCTGGAGCAAAGTGGTGACCGGACTCCATGAAAATGGGGTTGGAGCGGTTACGGTTCCTGTCCCGTTGACGACTTTGGACGACGATGTTGCAGCACTTGATCGAACCCTCGAGCGGATTGACGGGCCCGTCGTGCTGGTGGGACACGCGTACGCTGGCGCGGTGATTGGCGCCGCACGCAGTCCCCGGATCAAGGCGCTGGTCTACATCGCCGCGCTTAGCCCCGACGAGGGAGAAACGGTAGCCGATGTGTTCCATCGAAACGAGCCGCACCCTACAGCGCCCAAGCTCGCTCCTGATAAACACGGCTTGATCTGGTTGCCCCAGGAGGCGTTTGCCGCGGCCTTTGCCCAAAACGCATCGGCGCAAGAAGTGGCGGTATTGGCAGCAGTTCAGCGCCCGATTTCGCCGGCTTGTATCAGCGTTCCAGTAGGACGGCCGCTTTGGAAGGAGGTGCCGAGCTGGTATCTGCTGGCGGAGCAGGATCAAATGATTCCGGCTGAGACCCAGCGCTTCATGGCTGATCGCATGAAGGCGCGGGTGAGCGCGCACCCGGTCGACCACACGCCGAGTGTCACGGCGCCGGGTTTCGTTGTTGATCTGATTCTTCAGGCCGTGCGTGAAGTTCGTGAAGTTCGCGAAGTTCTTTAA
- a CDS encoding ABATE domain-containing protein, whose protein sequence is MPQQIPAMFIADSAGLDFLNSVATPVNVPIDWIDDGEGLLAWLEQSQLVPAEVLRTMRKRAMPGEFDRLAEQARSLREWFRVFVRERKGRPLESADLQALEPLNLLLARDEAFGKIVAHEHAATGALTFERSRRWSSPESLLLPIGEILAKLVCEEDFTHVKACEGPTCTLMFADHTRGHARRWCSMSACGNRAKQAAHRNRIKGQG, encoded by the coding sequence ATGCCCCAGCAAATTCCCGCGATGTTCATTGCCGATTCGGCTGGCCTGGATTTTTTGAATTCGGTGGCCACGCCCGTCAATGTTCCGATCGACTGGATCGACGATGGCGAGGGTCTGCTGGCTTGGCTCGAGCAATCGCAACTGGTACCGGCGGAAGTGCTGCGCACGATGCGCAAGCGCGCAATGCCCGGCGAGTTCGATCGCCTGGCGGAACAGGCGCGCAGTCTGCGCGAGTGGTTCAGGGTGTTCGTTCGTGAGCGCAAAGGCCGTCCGCTTGAGTCTGCGGATCTGCAAGCGCTGGAGCCTCTGAACCTGCTGCTAGCGCGTGATGAAGCGTTTGGGAAGATCGTCGCTCACGAACATGCGGCTACGGGTGCGCTCACGTTTGAACGCTCGCGGCGATGGAGTTCACCGGAGTCACTGCTTCTGCCGATTGGGGAAATCCTGGCGAAGCTTGTTTGCGAGGAGGACTTCACGCACGTGAAGGCGTGCGAGGGTCCGACCTGCACGTTGATGTTCGCCGATCACACCCGGGGGCATGCGCGGCGCTGGTGCAGCATGTCGGCTTGCGGTAACAGGGCGAAGCAAGCGGCGCATCGGAATCGGATCAAGGGACAAGGTTGA
- a CDS encoding LysR family transcriptional regulator, translated as MTEPDLNLLIALDVLLADGSVTGAARRLGLSASAMSRTLTRLREAIGDPLLVRAGRRMVLTPHAEALRERTQHVVHEARAVLRPSTTEPDFPTLQRTFTIRANDGFVEAFGAPLIAAVTAIAPLVRLRFAPKPEKTAAHLREGSVDLEIGVLGEMGPEVRVQALFRDHFLGVVRKGHPLELEREVTAERYAAFGHVVASRHGRASGPVDQALAALGLERTIVAMVPSFHAALTVARASDLIALVPASFLSNQADPKKSAGSRTTYAFELPVTTEKITVSQMWHPRLEVDPVHRWLRQLVLTVCRQRVPL; from the coding sequence ATGACCGAACCCGATCTGAATTTGCTCATTGCACTTGACGTATTGCTTGCCGATGGCAGCGTGACCGGCGCTGCGCGTCGGTTGGGATTGAGTGCCTCGGCAATGAGTCGAACGTTGACCCGTTTGCGCGAGGCGATCGGCGACCCGCTATTGGTTCGCGCGGGGCGCCGTATGGTATTGACTCCTCACGCGGAGGCACTTCGTGAACGCACTCAACATGTGGTTCATGAGGCACGTGCCGTACTTCGGCCCTCTACGACCGAACCGGATTTCCCCACGTTGCAGCGAACCTTTACGATTCGAGCCAACGACGGCTTTGTGGAAGCCTTTGGCGCTCCGCTTATCGCCGCAGTGACGGCAATCGCACCGCTCGTGCGTTTGCGCTTCGCGCCCAAACCTGAAAAGACGGCAGCCCATTTACGAGAAGGTTCGGTCGACCTTGAGATTGGCGTCTTAGGCGAAATGGGCCCGGAAGTCCGCGTGCAGGCGCTGTTCCGGGATCACTTTCTCGGCGTTGTCAGAAAGGGCCATCCACTCGAATTGGAACGCGAGGTGACAGCTGAACGGTACGCCGCCTTCGGCCACGTTGTCGCTTCGCGCCACGGGCGCGCAAGCGGGCCGGTGGATCAAGCGTTGGCTGCTTTAGGGTTAGAACGCACGATCGTCGCCATGGTCCCGAGCTTTCACGCCGCGCTGACCGTGGCTCGAGCCTCCGATTTGATAGCGCTCGTGCCGGCGTCGTTTCTGAGCAATCAAGCTGACCCAAAAAAATCGGCTGGATCCAGAACCACCTACGCTTTCGAGCTGCCTGTCACGACCGAAAAAATTACGGTTTCTCAGATGTGGCATCCCCGTCTGGAGGTCGACCCTGTTCATCGTTGGCTCCGGCAACTGGTGCTGACTGTATGTCGGCAAAGGGTGCCGCTGTGA
- a CDS encoding DUF4410 domain-containing protein — MNPKVIAALLVTVMQIQWAHAQSSVGNFLTGSAKVESVEPNSQGQIVPKPDRVVIHDFTVRTDDITLDHSIAGSLRRHRLLRHGNDEDSTPQVLAQHVQAAFCKALTDQLEKDHIAAERASGEKAEGGVSSLVVDGEFTAIDEGSKSERVMIGFGSGASDLKTHVNVSSVRAGHSMVVLTFDLDSKSGKKPGAIPGVVTGSLAVDAAKKAVGDKKSTVDADASRMAQLVAKQIESLMGDRTGPAGPPAEAAGTTLAGRSAG; from the coding sequence ATGAACCCGAAAGTCATCGCGGCTCTGCTCGTGACAGTGATGCAGATTCAATGGGCACATGCCCAGAGCAGCGTCGGAAACTTTTTAACCGGCAGCGCCAAGGTGGAATCAGTCGAACCGAATAGCCAGGGACAGATCGTTCCGAAGCCTGACCGGGTCGTGATTCACGACTTCACCGTTCGCACCGACGACATCACGCTGGATCACTCTATTGCCGGGAGTTTGCGCAGGCACAGGCTGCTGCGTCACGGGAACGACGAAGACTCGACGCCCCAAGTTCTGGCTCAGCACGTTCAAGCCGCGTTTTGCAAGGCGCTGACCGATCAGCTTGAGAAGGACCACATAGCGGCAGAAAGAGCCTCCGGTGAAAAAGCTGAAGGCGGCGTGTCGAGCCTGGTGGTAGACGGCGAGTTCACTGCGATCGACGAAGGCAGCAAGAGCGAGCGGGTGATGATCGGCTTCGGCAGCGGAGCGAGCGACCTCAAGACCCACGTTAACGTGTCGTCGGTGAGAGCGGGCCACTCAATGGTCGTACTGACGTTTGATCTGGATTCGAAGAGCGGCAAAAAGCCCGGCGCGATCCCGGGCGTGGTGACCGGCTCGCTGGCAGTAGACGCCGCGAAAAAGGCGGTGGGGGACAAGAAATCGACCGTTGACGCCGATGCATCCCGCATGGCGCAACTGGTCGCAAAGCAAATCGAAAGCTTGATGGGCGACCGGACTGGCCCTGCAGGCCCTCCCGCTGAAGCGGCGGGTACCACATTGGCTGGGCGTTCTGCGGGCTGA